In Podospora pseudopauciseta strain CBS 411.78 chromosome 3, whole genome shotgun sequence, one genomic interval encodes:
- the SET5_2 gene encoding SET domain-containing protein 5 (COG:B; EggNog:ENOG503NX13) → MWAIHLLSLASGAAAVQQLIPRLSFADVCIGKPSPDIIDPKTVIHLREYICPALTGGEARYSSSDVTLEPPHPPPFAFRPASPEFESTNHCVDQYCVFHNQRFAHGRGMVAITTARNIQRLQALHKKSPPDLIPHVDEYDPTPLPYREAAIPGKGLGLVANEKLSPGTTVMSLYPALIVHRTFFDQIPASAQAPLLSAAVDLLPEPLRKRFQEQMAHFSGDQIHSIIQTNSFQMDLSTKAPEGGHHYGNWPEVSRFNHDCRPNVVFQINPKTLQHITTVVREVKPDEELTISYLDQMDMTENRKMRAFHAWGFDCSCAVCAGSAKEIKKSDRNLEEIKKIERKLSGFTDKVDRKLLERLVRLYQEERLESKIAGGLTLVALNYNMLGDAKNAVRYAKLAEEAVVREFGEENGDVKAMRELGRDPRGHFTWRGRAGR, encoded by the coding sequence ATGTGGGCCATTCACCTACTATCACTCGCATCAGGCGCAGCAGCTGTCCAGCAACTCATCCCACGATTGTCCTTTGCAGACGTGTGCATCGGCAAACCTTCCCCAGACATCATTGACCCGAAGACGGTCATCCATCTACGCGAGTACATCTGTCCCGCTTTGACAGGCGGTGAGGCCAGGTATTCCAGCTCAGATGTGACCTTGGAACCACCGCATCCGCCACCCTTTGCCTTTCGACCAGCGTCGCCTGAATTTGAGTCGACCAACCACTGCGTCGACCAGTATTGCGTCTTCCACAACCAAAGGTTCGCTCACGGACGTGGCATGGTAGCCATCACCACTGCCCGCAACATCCAACGCCTCCAGGCTCTTCACAAAAAGTCGCCCCCTGATCTTATTCCACATGTGGATGAATACGATCCCACCCCCCTACCATACCGCGAGGCGGCTATTCCAGGGAAGGGATTAGGCTTGGTGGCAAACGAGAAGCTTTCCCCAGGAACCACCGTCATGTCCCTCTACCCTGCCCTCATTGTCCACCGGACCTTCTTCGACCAAATCCCTGCTTCGGCCCAAGCCCCGTTGCTCTCCGCGGCCgttgacctcctccccgaACCCCTTCGGAAACGCTTCCAAGAACAAATGGCGCACTTTTCGGGGGATCAAATCCACTCCATCATCCAGACCAACTCGTTCCAAATGGACCTCAGCACCAAAGCCCCCGAGGGCGGCCACCACTACGGCAACTGGCCTGAGGTCAGCAGGTTCAACCACGACTGCCGCCCCAATGTCGTTTTTCAAATCAACCCGAAGACCCTGCAGCACATCACCACCGTTGTCCGAGAGGTGAAGCCGGACGAAGAACTGACAATCTCTTATCTCGATCAAATGGACATGACGGAAAACCGGAAGATGAGGGCGTTTCATGCTTGGGGGTTTGACTGCTCTTGTGCTGTTTGTGCGGGAAGCGCGAAGGAGATTAAAAAGTCGGATAGGAATTTGGAGGAGATCAAAAAGATTGAAAGGAAACTAAGCGGGTTTACGGATAAGGTGGATAggaagttgttggagaggttggtgaggttgtatcaggaggagaggttggagagtaAAATTGCGGGAGGGTTGACGTTGGTGGCGTTGAATTATAATATGTTGGGGGATGCGAAGAATGCGGTCAGGTATGCCaagttggcggaggaggcggtggtgagggagtttggggaggagaatggGGATGTGAAGGCTatgagggagttggggagggatCCGAGGGGGCATTTTacttggagggggagggctgggaggtga
- a CDS encoding hypothetical protein (EggNog:ENOG503PNHP; COG:S), whose protein sequence is MALNLLSLVPLLGYAFALPQSQPPVSPNIQNLAMWGTGCPLGAAGLMSGVRNGTPIFSFSEWGLVLPNVDDPESETTASKFCTEEITLNNGPVGFQLRIETVTVGGWAELEEGTKLVVEAETKLGDVIAGRQTTSVTSADLKGNDLEVSLDILPFVYSACVDESGTVPKIVIKTTVSLVGEKRADGTVSKGVVGGAKALGVHFSPVWRPCARPMAKTI, encoded by the exons ATGGCGCTCAACTTGTTGTCGCTTGTCCCCCTCTTGGGGTATGCCTTTGCCCTACCACAATCCCAACCGCCGGTCTCGCCCAACATCCAAAACCTGGCCATGTGGGGCACTGGCTGCCCCCTTGGTGCCGCCGGTCTCATGTCCGGGGTTCGCAATGGAACTCCCATCTTCAGCTTCTCAGAATGGGGTCTTGTGTTGCCTAACGTGGATGACCCTGAGAGCGAGACCACAGCGTCCAAGTTCTGCACCGAGGAGATAACGCTGAACAATGGACCCGTCGGCTTCCAGCTTCGCATCGAGACGGTGACGGTCGGTGGATGGGCCGAGCTAGAGGAGGGGACTAAGCTGGTGGTTGAGGCCGAAACCAAGCTAGGCGATGTTATTGCTGGA AGACAAACAACCAGCGTCACCAGCGCAGACCTCAAGGGCAATGACTTGGAGGTGTCTTTGGATATTCTACCGTTTGTCTACTCTGCCTGCGTTGACGAGAGTGGCACCGTGCCCAAGATTGTTATCAAGACCACCGTCAGTCTTGTCGGGGAGAAGCGCGCTGATGGGACAGTCTCCAAGGGAGTAGTCGGGGGTGCCAAGGCTCTGGGCGTACACTTCAGTCCCGTGTGGCGCCCTTGTGCGAGACCAATGGCCAAGACGATATGA
- a CDS encoding hypothetical protein (EggNog:ENOG503NYP7; COG:G), whose amino-acid sequence MESTLTTKTEGGQQYHSQDETCVGDISWTPEEEQKVVRKVDLRLIPTVWLMFVISWMDRSNLGNAKIAGLNADLHLSSTDYSLAIITFYSRPGPVGYAFCGPLSNLIITRVRPSIYFAGLMMVWGIATCCMGAVKTFPQLLVLRIIVGIFEGGLTPGVYFVISSWYVPAEQAKRAAFVLSAVLLGGAFGGIIAGAVTGGLEGRYGIRGWRWLFIVEGIITIIWAMIAGFILPDFPATCRHFTPEEKRIATSRLRNCGTNIGDNQSDGPRLGKVQSIKLALSDWRTWGVAGGIGLCGCATVLPYFYPTLVNGLGYKEHVTAQYMTVPIWAVAFVCALSSGFIADRIPNHRAAFIAGWSGFAAIISIVVCVVEEYKARYILLIFQGCGVWTCISLGVAVATTTFQDMRPEVRAISVSLPQAVGNAANIYGAYLFPQEHAPRYLAGFVVITVTLAAGSLLFALVDLGLSRRRKVLA is encoded by the exons ATGGAGAGTACCCTGACAACAAAGACCGAGGGTGGTCAGCAGTATCACAGCCAAGATGAAACTTGTGTGGGGGATATTTCCTGGACGccagaggaggagcagaaggtGGTGCGAAAAGTTGATTTGCGCTTGATCCCGACAGTCTGGCTCATGTTTGTCATTTCCTGGATGGACCGCAGCAA CCTGGGAAATGCCAAAATCGCAGGGCTCAATGCCGACCTCCACCTGTCGTCCACCGACTACAGCTTGGCAATCATCACGTTCTACT CACGCCCTGGTCCAGTCGGCTATGCCTTCTGCGGTCCTCTGTccaatctcatcatcacccgcGTTAGACCATCCATCTACTTCGCTGGCCTGATGATGGTTTGGGGTATCGCAACTTGCTGCATGGGTGCCGTCAAAACCTTTCCACAGCTCCTTGTTCTCCGCATCATTGTCGGTATCTTCGAGGGCGGCTTGACCCCGGGCGTCTACTTTGTCATCTCAAGTTGGTATGTGCCCGCAGAGCAAGCGAAACGTGCCGCCTTTGTGTTGTCTGCTgttctcctcggcggcgcgTTTGGTGGTATCATCGCCGGCGCCGTGACAGGCGGTCTCGAAGGCCGCTACGGGATCCGGGGTTGGCGTTGGCTGTTCATCGTGGAGGgaatcatcaccatcatctgGGCGATGATTGCAGGCTTCATTCTCCCTGACTTTCCCGCCACCTGCCGACACTTCACccccgaggagaagagaatCGCGACTAGTAGGCTAAGGAACTGCGGCACGAACATCGGCGACAACCAAAGTGATGGGCCACGGCTTGGAAAAGTGCAGTCGATAAAGCTCGCTTTGTCGGACTGGAGGACTTGGGGTGTGGCTGGTGGTATCGGG CTATGCGGATGTGCTACGGTTCTCCCCTACTTCTATCCAACGTTGGTCAATGGCCTTGGCTACAAGGAGCACGTCACAGCACAGTACATGACCGTACCAATCTGGGCGGTGGCATTTGTGTGTGCCCTGTCCAGTGGGTTCATCGCTGACCGAATCCCCAATCACCGTGCTGCGTTCATCGCCGGCTGGTCGGGGTTTGCTGCCATCATTTCCATCGTGGTGTGTGTCGTTGAGGAATACAAAGCGCGGTATATCCTCCTGATCTTCCAAGGATGTGGTGTCTGGACATGCATCTCGCTGGGTGTAGCTGTTGCGACGACGACGTTCCAGGACATGAGACCGGAAGTGCGAGCGATCTCGGTCAGCTTGCCGCAGGCCGTCGGCAACGCTGCCAACATCTACGGGGCGTATCTTTTCCCTCAGGAACATGCGCCGAGGTATTTGGCGGGCTTCGTCGTCATTACTGTGACTCTGGCGGCAGGGTCCTTATTGTTTGCTCTTGTCGATCTCGGCTTGAGTCGAAGGCGGAAGGTTTTGGCATAG
- a CDS encoding hypothetical protein (COG:L; EggNog:ENOG503Q063), with translation MCPLPQNINLASMMTLISDHIRDKLKEHYSHTSRHYHTVNHIEALLALLSTHREKFHDPEAIEAAIWFHDAIYNVHAQGNCNEVQSAQLAGSMLSGLVDATRLKGIQVMIEATATHTVPDELPSSEVVADAAMFLDMDLSVLGAEEEAFDEYEGAVRKEYGHVDEQGWREGRAAVLRGFLDREWIYHSDIFRGLLEEKARANLRRSLERFGGSVP, from the coding sequence ATgtgccctctccctcaaaacATCAACCTCGCATCCATGATGACACTCATCTCGGATCACATCCGTGACAAGCTGAAGGAGCACTATTCTCACACATCACGCCATTATCACACCGTCAACCATATCGAAGCTCTCCTCGCTCTTCTTTCCACTCACCGGGAGAAATTCCACGACCCAGAGGCAATCGAAGCAGCCATCTGGTTTCATGATGCCATCTACAATGTCCACGCGCAGGGAAACTGTAATGAGGTTCAAAGCGCACAGTTGGCAGGTTCTATGCTCTCTGGGCTTGTGGATGCAACACGTTTGAAAGGGATACAAGTCATGATTGAGGCAACGGCGACGCACACTGTGCCTGATGAGTTGCCAAGTTCTGAGGTGGTGGCAGATGCGGCCATGTTTTTGGATATGGATTTGAGTGTTCTGGGGGCTGAGGAAGAAGCATTTGATGAGTATGAGGGTGCGGTGAGGAAGGAGTATGGGCATGTGGATGAGCAagggtggagggaggggagggcggctGTGTTGAGGGGGTTTTTGGACAGGGAATGGATCTATCACTCTGATATTTTTAGGGGGCttctggaggagaaggcgagagCGAATTTGAGGAGATCGCTGGAAAGATTTGGTGGGTCGGTGCCCTGA
- a CDS encoding hypothetical protein (COG:S; EggNog:ENOG503NY5D), producing the protein MAIQQAQEPYRGYNDESRAHWVLIPTILFTILCPLLLAIRIHARRATTMLDRGDWISATALFFNISTNIMFFAMVSHGFGKHSDVIPKHDLFSALQIWFFGQITHKIALHLTKVSLLLLYVRIFSHVRAFKLTAMGLIYFILLYMTSSSIVGICQCIPVASAWDLDIRGKCLNLYIIWNMNAIVSLVTDLIILVLPFPLVFRLHIPLSQKLALMPVFGLGVFIVVASALRVQSLLVSHVTDRTYDIIGTLWTIIEYNLAFVCLCLPSVRVLLVRTWPTIFKSSVGRSQTSGATAGHRYARAGGGATTWPVKIELDDRPWSRVGGDAGLDGSDSTDEILGSGEGGEAGVEPAGITRTVEFGVEFAPVSAPARAATRENRARESEA; encoded by the exons ATGGCGATCCAGCAAGCCCAAGAGCCCTATCGTGGCTACAATGACGAGAGCCGAGCCCATTGGGTGTTAATTCCAACGATTCTTTTTACCATTCTCtgccctcttctcctcgccatccGAATCCACGCCCGCAGAGCGACCACGATGTTGGACCGTGGTGATTGGATCAGTGCCACAGCTTTG TTCTTCAACATATCTACCAATATCATGTTCTTTGCCATGGTCAGCCACGGTTTCGGCAAGCATTCCGATGTTATCCCCAAGCACGATCTCTTTTCAGCCCTTCAGATCTGGTTCTTTGGTCAAATCACCCACAAGATTGCTCTCCATCTCACCAAGGTCTCGCTCCTCTTGCTCTACGTCCGGATCTTTAGTCACGTCCGAGCGTTCAAGTTAACAGCAATGGGCCTGATTTACTTTATCCTCCTTTACATGACCTCTTCGAGCATCGTGGGAATTTGCCAATGCATCCCCGTCGCCTCAGCCTGGGATCTCGACATCCGTGGAAAGTGTCTGAACCTTTACATCATCTGGAACATGAACGCCATCGTCTCTCTGGTCACCGATCTCATCATCTTGGTCCTCCCGTTCCCTCTTGTCTTTAGATTGCACATCCCCCTGAGCCAGAAGCTTGCGTTGATGCCAGTGTTTGGATTGGGTGTGTTTATTGTGGTGGCATCGGCTCTCCGAGTCCAGTCGCTCCTGGTGAGCCATGTGACGGACAGGACATACGACATCATTGGAACGTTGTGGACGATCATCGAGTATAATCTCGCGTTTGTTTGCTTGTGCTTGCCTTCGGTGAGGGTGCTGTTGGTGAGAACCTGGCCAACAATATTCAAAAGCTCTGTTGGAAGAAGCCAGACTAGTGGTGCCACGGCTGGGCACAGATATGCGAGGGCCGGTGGGGGGGCCACAACCTGGCCCGTTAAGATCGAGCTGGACGACCGCCCCTGGTCACGTGTGGGGGGTGATGCTGGGCTGGATGGGTCGGATAGTACCGACGAGATCCTCGGGTCTggcgaggggggtgaggcTGGTGTTGAGCCAGCAGGGATCACCAGGACGGTGGAGTTCGGGGTTGAGTTCGCGCCTGTGAGCGCTCCAGCTCGTGCGGCGACGCGCGAGAACCGGGCCCGCGAGTCCGAGGCCTGA
- a CDS encoding hypothetical protein (COG:S; EggNog:ENOG503PAKI) yields the protein MYAIIELLRARALADHKTRIPIDRLDAEHRRHLVRAINNVLSIELALFTYAQIIDSLPTGDVAWEVRSPLLQGEHPLATEHEELCPGAMEKAREVCPKWDTEMLRFSPQVLNAYREAAPGSKLFANRLIEMVAVAIHEFVVLLYQLNFCVHKGGREVVDAIAKWKETSKPELYSWMTDEEWCPPDPICTVFHSIQYLDHDIYPQGVADVVGYWAEDRILGGVVVFERRAEECDGHNSNYSNPHPPNIYLSPSRAKVTIRVTQLRNEQQQKLVDFLLLKDASKAAESSPLPILVDKKNLKRFKLESSIVKYGIFRDIWERKPLDREALRYLNRRPGSELDDPWAFGLMVITNIGVKRRLEDEEPGIAEAYKKVKLEVESREDSETQDGKGKENDDAGKGLDSKEEEGGSRDKVTEVVQSDEKNKKRKIATKRAKKRKSEDG from the exons ATGTATGCCATCATAGAACTCCTCCGCGCCAGAGCTCTCGCAGATCACAAAACGCGTATTCCCATCGACAGGCTAGATGCCGAACACCGCAGGCACTTGGTGCGCGCCATCAACAATGTGCTGTCTATCGAGCTCGCTCTGTTCACATACGCTCAGATCATCGACAGCCTTCCCACCGGAGATGTCGCATGGGAAGTGAGAAGCCCTCTCCTACAAGGGGAGCACCCGCTGGCAACTGAGCACGAAGAACTCTGCCCCGGCGCAATGGAAAAAGCACGCGAGGTCTGCCCGAAGTGGGATACGGAAATGCTTAGGTTCAGCCCCCAGGTGCTCAATGCATATCGAGAAGCGGCTCCCGGCAGCAAGCTGTTCGCAAACCGTCTCATTGAGATGGTAGCCGTTGCAATCCACGAGTTCGTTGTGCTTCTCTACCAGCTTAACTTTTGTGTGCACAAGGGAGGACGAGAAGTGGTCGATGCCATTGCCAAGTGGAAGGAAACCAGCAAGCCCGAATTGTACTCATGGATGACAGACGAGGAATGGTGTCCTCCGGATCCTATCTGCACTGTTTTCCACAGCATACAATACCTCGACCACGACATCTACCCCCAAGGTGTGGCTGACGTTGTGGGCTATTGGGCAGAGGACCGGATTCTCGGCGGCGTCGTTGTCTTTGAGCGTCGGGCAGAGGAATGCGACGGCCACAACTCCAATTACAGCAACCCACACCCACCAAATATCtacctctctccctcccgaGCCAAAGTCACAATAAGGGTTACGCAGCTCCGCaatgagcagcagcagaaactGGTTGACTTTTTGCTGCTCAAAGATGCAAGCAAGGCGGCTGAATCAAGCCCGCTGCCCATTCTTGTGGACAAGAAGAATCTCAAACGGTTCAAGCTGGAGTCATCCATCGTCAAATATGGGATATTTCGAGATATATGGGAGCGAAAGCCACTGGACCGGGAGGCCCTCAGGTATCTCAACAGGCGGCCAGGCTCCGAGCTTGACGATCCTTGGGCCTTTGGCCTTATGGTCATTACCAACATTG GCGTGAAAAGGCGCCTGGAGGATGAAGAGCCAGGGATCGCCGAGGCTTATAAGAAGGTAAAGTTGGAAGTGGAGTCGAGGGAGGATAGCGAAACACAGGAtggaaaagggaaggaaaaCGACGACGCCGGGAAGGGGCTGGATAGtaaagaagaggaaggcggctCACGAGACAAGGTCACTGAGGTGGTCCAATCGGAtgagaagaacaaaaagcGCAAGATAGCAACTAAGCGCGCGAAAAAACGGAAAAGCGAAGACGGGTAG
- a CDS encoding hypothetical protein (CAZy:GH76; COG:G; EggNog:ENOG503Q0BR), whose translation MPRRQVSFSIPVEECHITTMLSTVVLALAITSTRAALNVDLDSADSIRFAAGLVASKLMDYYHGEEPGQTPGILPGPPPAGPYYWWEGGALWGTMVDYWHYTHSQFYNDLTLRALVYQANPPHNDYMPPNWTASLGNDDQGFWGMSAMLAAETTFKNPPPGQPQWLALAQAVFNTQAERWDTRYCNGGLRWQIPLSNNGYNYKNSIANAIFFNLGARLARYTNNRTYAEWAGKTWDWMEGVGYIDKENWNVYDGGHVEGNCTDINRAQFSYTAAIFVQGCGFLYNYTNGEQKWRDRLEGLTNRTLNNFFLSQPKAGTRPAAMEPSCELEERNQCTTDMLSFKGYLHRWMAQTTQMAPFVRGVVMPVLRESVRSMAESCLPDGTCGFRWNRGQYDGNTGAGQQMNALGALVSLLVEQPEVKEAVTAKNGGTSAGDPNAGREGEVGEWEGESEVITDADRVGAAVVTILMVGTVMGMMIWVSATTGEEEEYARVMRGEKKKGKDRVIERT comes from the exons ATGCCAAGACGACAAGTTTCCTTCAGCATTCCTGTCGAAGAATGTCATATCACCACGATGCTATCGACAGTCGTGTTGGCACTGGCCATCACCAGCACTAGGGCTGCGCTGAACGTGGACCTCGATTCTGCGG ACTCGATACGCTTCGCCGCCGGCCTCGTCGCCAGCAAGCTGATGGACTACTACCATGGCGAAGAACCGGGCCAAACCCCCGGAATCCTCCCCGGGCCCCCTCCCGCAGGACCGTACTACTGGTGGGAA GGCGGCGCCCTCTGGGGAACCATGGTAGACTACTGGCACTACACCCACTCCCAATTCTACAACGACCTCACCCTCCGCGCCCTCGTCTACCaagccaaccccccccacAACGACTACATGCCCCCCAACTGGACCGCCTCCCTCGGCAACGACGACCAAGGCTTCTGGGGCATGTCGGCCATGCTAGCCGCTGAAACCACATTCAaaaacccaccccccggTCAACCCCAGTGGTTAGCCCTCGCACAAGCAGTCTTCAACACGCAAGCCGAGCGATGGGACACGAGGTATTGCAACGGGGGTTTGCGGTGGCAGAttcccctctccaacaacgGGTACAACTACAAGAACTCGATTGCGAACGCGATTTTTTTCAACCTGGGGGCGAGATTGGCGAGGTACACGAATAACAGGACGTATGCCGAGTGGGCGGGCAAGACCTGGGATTGgatggaaggggtggggTATATTGACAAGGAGAATTGGAATGTGTATGATGGGGGCCATGTGGAGGGGAATTGCACGGATATCAACAGGGCGCAGTTTTCGTACACGGCTGCTATTTTTGTGCAGGGGTGTGGGTTTCTTTATAACTAT ACAAACGGCGAGCAAAAGTGGCGCGATAGGCTCGAGGGACTGACAAACCGAACTTTGAACAACTTTTTCCTTAGTCAACCGAAGGCCGGGACGAGACCGGCGGCTATGGAACCGAGTTGtgagttggaggagaggaaccAGTGTACGACGGATATGTTGTCTTTTAAGGGGTATCTCCATCGGTGGATGGCGCAGACGACGCAGATGGCGCCGTttgtgaggggggttgtcaTGCCGGTATTGAGGGAGTCGGTGAGGAGCATGGCGGAGAGTTGTTTGCCGGATGGGACGTGTGGGTTTAGGTGGAATAGGGGCCAGTATGATGGGAACACGGGGGCCGGGCAGCAGATGAATGCGCTGGGGGCCTTGGTCAGTTTGCTGGTTGAACAACCGGAGGTTAAGGAGGCTGTGACGGCCAAGAATGGGGGGACGAGTGCTGGGGATCCGAATgcgggacgggagggggaagtgggggagtgggagggggagagcgAGGTTATTACCGATGCGGATAGGGttggggcggcggtggtgacgattttgatggtggggactgtgatggggatgatgatttgGGTTAGTGCGACtacgggggaggaggaggagtatgCTAGGGTtatgaggggggagaagaagaagggtaAGGACAGGGTGATTGAGAGGACATAA